In one Pseudomonas sp. 31-12 genomic region, the following are encoded:
- a CDS encoding YciK family oxidoreductase, whose product MFDYSARPELLKDRVILVTGAGRGIGAAAAKTYAAYGATVLLLGKTEANLTQVYDEIEAAGHPQPAVIPFNLETALPHQYDELAAMIETEFGHLDGLLHNASIIGPRTPIEQLSGENFMRVMQVNVNAMFMLTSTLLPLLKLSQDASVVFTSSSVGRKGRAYWGAYGVSKFATEGLMQTLADEVDTVAPVRSNSINPGATRTSMRAQAYPGENPLNNPTPEEIMPVYLYLMGPDSTGINGQAFNAQ is encoded by the coding sequence ATGTTTGATTATTCCGCCCGCCCTGAATTGCTCAAGGACCGGGTCATCCTGGTCACCGGCGCAGGGCGCGGCATTGGCGCTGCGGCGGCGAAAACCTACGCCGCCTATGGTGCAACCGTACTGCTGCTGGGCAAGACCGAAGCCAACCTGACTCAGGTCTATGACGAAATCGAAGCCGCCGGGCACCCGCAACCCGCCGTGATCCCGTTCAACCTGGAAACCGCGCTGCCTCACCAGTACGACGAGTTGGCCGCGATGATCGAAACCGAGTTCGGCCACCTCGACGGTTTGCTGCACAACGCATCGATCATTGGACCGCGTACACCGATCGAGCAACTGTCCGGCGAAAACTTCATGCGCGTCATGCAAGTCAACGTCAACGCCATGTTCATGCTCACCAGCACCCTGCTCCCGCTGCTGAAGCTGTCCCAGGACGCTTCGGTGGTGTTCACCTCCAGCAGCGTCGGTCGCAAGGGCCGCGCGTACTGGGGCGCTTATGGGGTGTCCAAGTTCGCCACCGAAGGCCTGATGCAAACCCTGGCCGACGAAGTCGACACCGTCGCGCCGGTGCGGTCCAACAGCATCAACCCGGGCGCCACCCGCACCAGCATGCGTGCCCAGGCTTACCCAGGCGAAAATCCGCTGAACAATCCGACGCCCGAGGAGATCATGCCGGTCTACCTCTATTTGATGGGTCCGGACAGCACCGGCATCAACGGCCAGGCTTTCAACGCCCAATAA
- a CDS encoding GGDEF domain-containing protein: MKSPSQTNAIDFDSAKLQRLGFGQQPPILERPFSLAQLRQQLGQQLQTSLEPQRILGLFFREIQRLVPLDALTYQHPASDLRLELGQRGHHSVSYSLSHEGENLGELVFRRNQRFSEYEQGNLESLLSTLLFPMRNALLYRAATQSALRDPLTDTGNRIAMDQTLQREIEMSRRHLMPLSLLMLDIDHFKNVNDNYGHSAGDDVLKAVAAAIKNQLRNVDMVFRFGGEEFLILLSNTSREAAAMVGERLRFAAQAQNYKADGNMVELTVSLGCSTLLPGESAESLLRRADSALYVAKREGRNRLAMAG, encoded by the coding sequence ATGAAATCACCATCCCAGACCAACGCAATTGACTTCGACAGCGCCAAATTGCAACGCCTGGGCTTTGGTCAGCAACCTCCCATTCTGGAGCGGCCATTCAGCCTTGCACAATTGCGCCAGCAACTTGGCCAACAGCTGCAAACCAGTCTTGAACCACAACGCATTCTCGGACTTTTCTTCCGAGAAATTCAGCGCCTGGTGCCGCTGGATGCGCTGACTTATCAGCACCCGGCCAGCGATTTGCGTCTGGAGCTCGGCCAGCGCGGCCATCATTCCGTCAGCTATAGCCTCAGTCATGAAGGCGAGAACCTCGGCGAACTGGTGTTCCGCCGTAATCAGCGATTCAGCGAGTACGAACAGGGCAACCTGGAATCGTTGCTGTCCACTCTGCTGTTCCCGATGCGTAACGCCCTGCTCTACCGGGCCGCGACGCAAAGTGCATTGCGCGACCCCTTGACCGACACCGGCAATCGCATCGCCATGGATCAGACCTTGCAGCGTGAAATCGAGATGTCGCGACGTCACTTGATGCCGTTGTCGCTGCTGATGCTGGACATCGATCACTTCAAGAACGTTAACGATAACTACGGTCACAGTGCGGGCGATGACGTACTCAAGGCTGTCGCCGCCGCGATCAAGAACCAGCTGCGCAATGTGGACATGGTGTTCCGGTTTGGCGGCGAGGAGTTTCTGATCCTGCTGTCCAACACCAGCCGGGAAGCCGCTGCCATGGTCGGTGAACGACTGCGGTTTGCGGCGCAGGCGCAGAATTACAAGGCCGACGGCAATATGGTCGAGCTGACGGTCAGCCTGGGTTGTTCGACCCTGCTGCCCGGTGAGTCTGCCGAGAGCTTGTTGCGCAGGGCCGATAGCGCGCTGTATGTCGCCAAGCGCGAAGGGCGTAACCGGCTGGCCATGGCGGGTTAA
- the ubiG gene encoding bifunctional 2-polyprenyl-6-hydroxyphenol methylase/3-demethylubiquinol 3-O-methyltransferase UbiG, producing MSNVDYAEIAKFEALAHRWWDRESEFKPLHDINPLRVNWIDERVNLAGKKVLDVGCGGGILSEAMAQRGATVMGIDMGEAPLAVAQLHQLESGVSVEYRQITAEALAEEMPEQFDVVTCLEMLEHVPDPSSVIRACFKMVKPGGQVFFSTINRNPKAYLFAIVGAEYIMKLLPRGTHDFKKFIRPSELGAWSRMAGLTVKDIIGLTYNPLTKHYKLAADVDVNYMIQTLREE from the coding sequence ATGAGTAACGTCGACTACGCCGAAATCGCCAAATTCGAAGCCCTGGCCCATCGTTGGTGGGACCGCGAAAGCGAGTTCAAACCGCTGCACGACATCAACCCGCTGCGGGTCAACTGGATTGACGAACGGGTCAATCTGGCCGGCAAGAAAGTCCTCGATGTGGGCTGCGGTGGCGGCATCCTCAGCGAAGCCATGGCCCAGCGCGGCGCTACCGTCATGGGTATCGACATGGGCGAAGCGCCGCTGGCGGTCGCGCAATTGCATCAGCTGGAATCCGGCGTGAGCGTCGAATACCGGCAGATCACCGCCGAAGCGCTGGCCGAAGAAATGCCCGAGCAGTTCGACGTGGTCACCTGCCTGGAAATGCTGGAGCACGTGCCGGATCCATCCTCGGTGATCCGCGCCTGCTTCAAAATGGTCAAACCGGGCGGCCAGGTGTTCTTCTCCACCATCAACCGCAATCCGAAGGCGTACTTGTTCGCCATCGTCGGCGCCGAATACATCATGAAGCTACTGCCGCGCGGCACCCACGACTTCAAGAAATTCATCCGCCCTTCCGAGCTGGGCGCCTGGAGCCGCATGGCTGGCCTGACCGTCAAGGACATCATCGGGTTGACGTACAACCCGCTGACCAAGCACTACAAACTGGCGGCCGATGTCGACGTCAATTACATGATCCAGACCCTGCGCGAGGAGTAA
- a CDS encoding TRZ/ATZ family hydrolase, with translation MPNTAAALDLLLLPTWLVPVEPAGVVLKEHGLGIRDGRIVFIGPRSAALKLNATEVRELPDMLLSPGLINAHGHAAMTLFRGLADDLPLMTWLENHIWPAEAKWVDEDFVRDGTDLAIAEQIKGGITCFSDMYFFPKVASERVHNSGIRAQIAIPILDFPIPGASSADEAIRQGVELFGDLKHHERIKVTFGPHAPYTVGDENLEKIRVIAEELDASIHMHVHETAFEVQQAVEQRGERPLARLGRLGLLGPRFQAVHMTQISDEDLVLLVESNTNVIHCPESNLKLASGFCPVERLWQAGVNVAIGTDGAASNNDLDLLGETRTAALLAKAVAGSATALDAHRALRMATLNGARALGIETEVGSLEVGKAADIVAFDLSGLAQQPVYDPVSQLIYATGRDCVKHLWVAGKQLLDDRRLTRLDEEQLCATAKAWGQRISGHTEL, from the coding sequence ATGCCGAACACTGCCGCTGCGCTCGACCTGTTATTGCTGCCGACCTGGCTGGTACCCGTCGAACCCGCTGGTGTTGTCCTCAAAGAGCACGGCCTGGGCATCCGCGACGGTCGTATCGTGTTTATCGGCCCAAGGTCGGCTGCGCTGAAGCTTAACGCAACCGAAGTGCGCGAGTTACCGGACATGTTGCTCAGCCCCGGCTTGATCAATGCCCATGGGCATGCGGCGATGACACTGTTCCGGGGCCTGGCCGACGACCTGCCACTGATGACCTGGCTGGAAAACCACATCTGGCCCGCCGAGGCCAAGTGGGTCGACGAAGACTTTGTACGCGATGGCACTGACCTGGCCATCGCCGAGCAGATAAAAGGTGGCATCACCTGCTTCTCTGACATGTATTTCTTCCCGAAGGTTGCCAGCGAACGCGTGCATAACAGTGGCATTCGTGCACAAATCGCCATTCCGATCCTCGACTTCCCGATTCCAGGGGCCAGCTCGGCGGACGAGGCCATTCGTCAGGGCGTCGAACTGTTCGGCGATCTCAAGCACCACGAGCGCATTAAAGTCACCTTCGGCCCTCATGCGCCTTACACCGTGGGCGACGAAAATCTGGAGAAAATCCGGGTGATCGCCGAAGAGCTGGACGCCTCGATTCACATGCACGTCCATGAAACCGCATTCGAAGTACAGCAAGCGGTCGAGCAGCGTGGTGAACGCCCGCTGGCTCGACTCGGGCGCCTGGGCTTGCTCGGCCCGCGTTTCCAGGCCGTGCACATGACCCAGATCAGCGATGAAGACTTGGTGCTGCTGGTAGAAAGCAACACCAATGTGATTCATTGCCCGGAGTCCAACCTCAAGCTGGCGAGCGGTTTCTGCCCGGTCGAGCGCCTGTGGCAGGCCGGCGTCAATGTCGCGATCGGAACCGATGGCGCGGCCAGCAACAATGACCTCGATTTGCTTGGCGAAACCCGCACTGCCGCGTTGCTGGCCAAGGCTGTCGCCGGCTCCGCTACCGCGCTGGACGCCCATCGTGCGCTGCGCATGGCCACACTCAACGGCGCCCGTGCGCTGGGGATCGAGACTGAAGTCGGCTCGCTGGAAGTCGGCAAAGCCGCGGACATCGTCGCGTTCGACCTTTCAGGCCTGGCTCAGCAACCGGTCTACGATCCGGTTTCGCAGCTTATATACGCCACCGGCCGGGACTGCGTGAAACACCTGTGGGTCGCCGGCAAGCAACTGCTCGACGACCGTCGCCTGACCCGCCTGGACGAAGAGCAGCTCTGCGCCACCGCCAAGGCCTGGGGCCAGCGCATCAGTGGCCACACCGAATTGTAA
- the mupP gene encoding N-acetylmuramic acid 6-phosphate phosphatase MupP, whose protein sequence is MRIRAVLFDMDGTLLDTAPDFIAICQAMRADRGLPPVNDKHIRDEISGGAKAMVAVTFSMDPESPGFEELRLEFLERYLKDCAVHSKLFDGMGELLADIEKANLIWGVVTNKPVRFAEPIMQRLGLAERSALLICPDHVKNSKPDPEPLILACKMLELDPASVLFVGDDLRDIESGRDAGTKTAAVTYGYIHPDDNPRHWGADVVVDHPLELRKVLDSALCSC, encoded by the coding sequence ATGCGTATCAGAGCAGTCCTTTTCGACATGGACGGCACCCTGCTCGACACAGCGCCGGACTTCATTGCCATCTGTCAGGCGATGCGCGCTGATCGCGGCTTGCCGCCGGTTAATGACAAACACATCCGCGACGAGATTTCCGGCGGCGCCAAGGCGATGGTCGCCGTGACCTTCTCCATGGACCCGGAATCCCCGGGCTTTGAAGAGCTGCGCCTGGAGTTCCTTGAGCGTTATCTCAAGGATTGCGCGGTCCACAGCAAACTGTTCGACGGCATGGGCGAATTGCTGGCCGACATCGAGAAGGCCAACCTCATCTGGGGTGTGGTGACCAACAAACCTGTGCGCTTCGCCGAGCCGATCATGCAACGGCTGGGGTTGGCTGAGCGCTCGGCGCTGCTGATCTGCCCGGATCATGTAAAGAACAGCAAGCCGGACCCGGAGCCGTTGATACTGGCGTGCAAGATGCTCGAGCTGGACCCGGCCAGCGTGCTGTTTGTGGGCGATGATCTGCGCGATATCGAGTCTGGCCGCGATGCCGGCACCAAAACGGCTGCCGTGACCTACGGGTACATTCACCCGGACGACAACCCTCGGCACTGGGGGGCGGATGTGGTGGTTGATCATCCGCTGGAGTTGCGCAAGGTGTTGGATAGCGCCCTCTGTAGCTGCTGA
- a CDS encoding TenA family transcriptional regulator gives MEAASYPVWAQQLIKDCSESKRRVVEHELYQRMRDNKLSAKTMRQYLIGGWPVVEQFALYMAQNLTKTRFARHPGEDMARRWLMRNIRVELNHADYWVNWSRAHGVSLEDLQAQHVAPELHALSHWCWHTSSADSLIVAIAATNYAIEGATGEWSALVCSNGVYAAAFPEEERKRAMKWLKMHAQYDDAHPWEALEIICTLAGMNPSKSLQVELREAVCKSYDYMHLFLERCMQLEHSEKAPVARERMALAES, from the coding sequence ATGGAAGCCGCAAGTTACCCGGTATGGGCACAACAGCTCATCAAGGATTGCAGCGAGAGTAAGCGCCGGGTTGTCGAACACGAACTGTATCAGCGCATGCGAGACAATAAACTCAGCGCAAAAACCATGCGTCAGTACCTTATTGGTGGCTGGCCGGTCGTTGAACAGTTCGCGTTATACATGGCACAAAACCTGACCAAGACTCGTTTTGCTCGCCACCCAGGTGAAGACATGGCGCGTCGTTGGTTGATGCGCAATATTCGTGTCGAACTGAACCATGCCGATTACTGGGTAAACTGGAGTCGAGCCCATGGTGTCAGCCTGGAAGATCTGCAAGCGCAACACGTTGCTCCCGAATTGCACGCGTTGAGCCACTGGTGCTGGCACACCAGTTCGGCGGATTCGTTGATCGTCGCTATCGCCGCAACCAACTACGCCATTGAAGGCGCGACCGGGGAGTGGTCGGCGCTGGTCTGTTCCAATGGTGTCTACGCGGCAGCGTTCCCGGAGGAAGAGCGCAAGCGGGCCATGAAATGGTTGAAGATGCATGCCCAGTACGACGATGCCCATCCCTGGGAAGCGCTGGAAATCATCTGCACGCTGGCGGGCATGAACCCGAGCAAATCCCTGCAAGTGGAATTGCGCGAGGCTGTGTGCAAGAGCTACGACTACATGCACCTGTTTCTGGAGCGTTGTATGCAGTTGGAGCACTCGGAAAAGGCTCCGGTCGCGCGTGAGCGCATGGCATTGGCCGAAAGCTGA
- the gyrA gene encoding DNA gyrase subunit A, which translates to MGELAKEILPVNIEDELKQSYLDYAMSVIVGRALPDARDGLKPVHRRVLFAMSELGNDFNKPYKKSARVVGDVIGKYHPHGDTAVYDTIVRMAQPFSLRYLLVDGQGNFGSVDGDNAAAMRYTEVRMTKLAHELLADLHKETVDWVPNYDGTEMIPAVMPTRIPNLLVNGSSGIAVGMATNIPPHNLGEVIDGCLALIDNPELTIDELMQYIPGPDFPTAAIINGRAGIIEAYRTGRGRIYMRARSMIEDIDKVGGRQQIVITELPYQLNKARLIEKIAELVKEKKLEGITELRDESDKDGMRVVIELRRGEVPEVILNNLYAQTQLQAVFGINIVALIDGRPRILNLKDLLEAFVRHRREVVTRRTVFELRKARERGHILEGQAVALSNIDPVIALIKASPTPSEAKEALIKTAWESSAVVAMVERAGADSCRPETLDPQYGLREGKYFLSPEQAQAILELRLHRLTGLEHEKLLAEYQEILNQIGELIRILSSATRLMEVIREELEVIRAEYGDVRRTEILDARLDLTLGDMIPEEERVVTISHGGYAKTQPLAAYQAQRRGGKGKSATGVKDEDYIAHLLVANSHTTLLLFSSKGKVYWLKTYEIPEASRAARGRPLVNLLPLDSDEYITTMLPVEEYTEGHFIFMATAKGTVKKTPLESFSRQRSVGLIALELDEGDVLISASITDGSREVMLFSDGGKVTRFKETDVRAMGRTARGVRGMRLPEGQKLISMLIPEEGSQILTASARGFGKRTAITEFPEYKRGGQGVIAMVSNDRNGRLVGAVQVLDGEEIMLISDQGTLVRTRVDEVSSLGRNTQGVTLIKLASDETLVGLERVQEPSEVEGEELEGEEGAVFDGEVVIDDVVEDQQLDAAADEEPQE; encoded by the coding sequence ATGGGCGAACTGGCCAAAGAAATCCTCCCGGTCAATATCGAAGACGAGCTGAAGCAGTCCTACCTCGACTACGCGATGAGCGTAATCGTCGGGCGCGCCCTGCCGGATGCGCGCGATGGCTTGAAGCCCGTGCACCGGCGTGTGCTGTTCGCGATGAGCGAGCTGGGCAACGACTTCAACAAGCCGTACAAGAAATCTGCCCGTGTTGTCGGTGACGTAATCGGTAAGTATCACCCGCACGGTGATACCGCGGTGTACGACACCATCGTTCGGATGGCGCAGCCATTTTCGCTGCGCTACCTGCTGGTAGACGGTCAGGGCAACTTCGGTTCCGTGGACGGCGACAACGCCGCCGCCATGCGATACACCGAAGTGCGCATGACCAAGCTGGCGCACGAACTGCTGGCTGACCTGCACAAAGAAACCGTGGACTGGGTGCCGAACTACGACGGCACCGAAATGATCCCGGCGGTCATGCCGACCCGAATTCCCAACCTGTTGGTCAACGGCTCCAGCGGTATCGCCGTGGGCATGGCGACCAACATTCCGCCGCACAACCTCGGCGAAGTCATCGACGGTTGCCTGGCGCTCATCGACAACCCAGAGTTGACCATCGATGAGCTGATGCAATACATCCCCGGTCCGGACTTCCCGACCGCCGCGATCATCAACGGTCGCGCCGGCATCATCGAAGCCTATCGCACTGGTCGCGGGCGCATTTACATGCGCGCCCGCTCGATGATCGAAGACATCGACAAGGTCGGTGGCCGTCAGCAGATCGTCATCACCGAACTCCCTTACCAGCTGAACAAGGCCCGTCTGATCGAGAAGATCGCCGAGCTGGTAAAAGAGAAGAAGCTCGAAGGCATCACCGAACTGCGCGACGAGTCCGACAAGGACGGTATGCGCGTCGTGATCGAACTGCGTCGCGGCGAAGTGCCTGAGGTGATCCTCAACAACCTCTACGCCCAGACCCAGCTGCAAGCCGTGTTCGGTATCAACATCGTTGCGCTGATCGACGGCCGTCCACGGATCCTGAACCTCAAGGACCTGCTGGAAGCCTTCGTTCGTCACCGTCGCGAAGTGGTTACCCGTCGTACCGTGTTCGAACTGCGTAAAGCCCGCGAACGTGGTCACATCCTGGAAGGTCAAGCGGTTGCCCTGTCGAACATCGACCCGGTCATCGCCCTGATCAAGGCTTCGCCGACGCCGTCGGAAGCCAAGGAAGCGCTGATCAAGACCGCGTGGGAATCCTCCGCCGTGGTCGCGATGGTTGAACGTGCCGGTGCTGATTCGTGCCGTCCAGAGACCCTGGACCCGCAATACGGTCTGCGCGAAGGCAAGTACTTCCTGTCGCCGGAACAGGCACAAGCCATTCTGGAACTGCGTCTGCACCGTCTGACCGGTCTGGAACATGAAAAGCTGCTGGCCGAGTATCAAGAGATCCTCAACCAGATCGGCGAGCTGATCCGCATCCTCAGCAGCGCCACGCGCCTGATGGAAGTGATCCGCGAAGAGCTGGAAGTGATCCGCGCCGAGTACGGCGACGTGCGCCGCACCGAGATTCTCGATGCCCGTCTCGACCTGACCCTGGGTGACATGATCCCGGAAGAAGAGCGCGTCGTGACCATCTCCCACGGTGGCTACGCCAAGACCCAGCCTTTGGCTGCGTACCAGGCTCAGCGTCGTGGCGGTAAAGGCAAATCGGCGACTGGCGTGAAGGATGAGGACTACATCGCTCACCTGCTGGTCGCCAACAGCCACACCACGCTGCTGCTGTTCTCCAGCAAAGGCAAAGTGTACTGGCTGAAAACCTACGAAATTCCGGAAGCGTCCCGTGCGGCCCGTGGCCGTCCGCTGGTCAACCTGCTGCCGCTGGACAGTGATGAATACATCACCACCATGTTGCCGGTCGAAGAGTACACCGAAGGTCACTTCATCTTCATGGCTACCGCCAAAGGCACCGTGAAGAAGACCCCGCTGGAATCCTTCAGCCGTCAACGCAGCGTCGGCCTGATCGCGCTGGAGCTGGACGAAGGTGACGTACTGATTTCAGCTTCCATTACAGATGGCAGCCGCGAAGTCATGCTGTTCTCTGACGGCGGCAAGGTCACTCGCTTCAAGGAAACCGACGTTCGCGCGATGGGCCGTACCGCTCGTGGTGTGCGCGGGATGCGTCTGCCGGAAGGCCAGAAGCTGATTTCCATGCTGATCCCTGAAGAAGGCAGCCAGATCCTCACCGCTTCGGCCCGTGGTTTCGGCAAGCGCACGGCGATCACCGAGTTCCCTGAGTACAAGCGTGGCGGTCAGGGCGTTATCGCCATGGTCAGCAACGACCGTAACGGCCGTCTGGTCGGCGCGGTCCAGGTGCTCGACGGCGAGGAGATCATGCTGATCTCCGACCAGGGCACCCTGGTTCGTACCCGAGTCGACGAAGTCTCCAGCCTGGGTCGTAACACCCAGGGCGTGACCCTGATCAAACTGGCCAGCGATGAAACGCTGGTAGGTCTGGAGCGGGTTCAGGAGCCATCGGAAGTCGAAGGCGAAGAGCTTGAAGGTGAAGAGGGTGCGGTGTTCGACGGCGAAGTCGTGATCGACGACGTGGTTGAAGATCAGCAACTCGACGCCGCTGCTGACGAAGAGCCACAAGAGTAA
- the mtnA gene encoding S-methyl-5-thioribose-1-phosphate isomerase: MRDRLLAAEKVKAIDWRDGALYLLDQRILPFEETWIAYTGAAGVAEAIRSMVVRGAPAIGISAAYGVVLAARTRFAEGGDWQAALEEDFALLADSRPTAVNLFWALGRMRDRLERLKHHADPLSVLEAEAIAIHESDREANLTMAQLGVDLIRKHQGNAQAILTHCNTGALATGGFGTALGVIRGAFIEGMVERVYADETRPWLQGSRLTAWELANEGIPVTVNADSAAAHIMKTKGVTWVIVGADRITANGDVANKIGTYQLAVNAMHHGVRFMVVAPSSTIDMNLASGDEIPIEEREGRELLEVGGKRVGAEVDAFNPVFDVTPADLIDAIVTEKGIVERPDTAKMAQLMCRKRLH; this comes from the coding sequence ATGCGCGATCGACTGTTGGCTGCGGAGAAGGTGAAGGCCATCGATTGGCGTGATGGCGCCCTGTACCTGCTGGATCAGCGTATTTTGCCGTTCGAGGAAACGTGGATCGCCTACACCGGCGCCGCGGGCGTGGCCGAGGCCATTCGCTCGATGGTGGTGCGTGGTGCGCCGGCCATCGGCATCAGCGCCGCGTATGGCGTGGTGTTGGCAGCCCGTACAAGGTTTGCGGAGGGGGGCGACTGGCAGGCGGCGCTGGAAGAAGATTTCGCGCTGCTCGCCGACTCCCGTCCGACCGCAGTCAATCTGTTCTGGGCCTTGGGTCGCATGCGTGATCGGCTAGAGCGCTTGAAGCATCACGCCGATCCGTTGTCGGTGCTTGAAGCGGAAGCCATCGCCATTCATGAAAGCGATCGCGAAGCGAACCTGACCATGGCGCAACTCGGTGTGGACCTGATCCGCAAACACCAGGGCAATGCCCAGGCAATCCTGACCCACTGCAATACTGGCGCACTGGCCACTGGCGGCTTCGGCACGGCGTTGGGGGTGATTCGCGGGGCCTTTATCGAAGGTATGGTCGAACGCGTCTACGCCGATGAAACCCGCCCGTGGCTGCAAGGTTCGCGATTGACCGCGTGGGAATTGGCCAATGAAGGCATTCCCGTGACCGTCAACGCCGACTCGGCCGCCGCGCACATCATGAAAACCAAGGGCGTGACCTGGGTGATCGTCGGCGCCGACCGGATCACCGCCAATGGTGACGTGGCCAACAAGATCGGCACGTATCAGCTGGCGGTCAACGCCATGCACCACGGCGTGCGCTTCATGGTGGTGGCACCGAGTTCGACCATCGACATGAACCTGGCCAGCGGCGACGAGATTCCTATCGAAGAGCGTGAGGGTCGCGAATTGCTGGAAGTCGGCGGCAAGCGGGTGGGGGCGGAGGTTGATGCGTTCAACCCGGTATTCGACGTGACCCCGGCGGACCTGATCGATGCGATCGTTACCGAAAAAGGCATCGTCGAACGCCCCGACACCGCGAAAATGGCGCAGTTGATGTGCCGCAAGCGTCTGCATTGA